A part of Colius striatus isolate bColStr4 chromosome 13, bColStr4.1.hap1, whole genome shotgun sequence genomic DNA contains:
- the SHROOM4 gene encoding protein Shroom4 isoform X2: MERAEGRPGAPQYVHVQLQGGAPWGFTLRGGLEHGEPLIVSKVEDGGKAALSRRLQPGDELVNISGTPLYGSRQEALILIKGSYRTLKMIVRRRSVPVLRPHSWHMAKLAESRPDTPAMHCPADAFSLSWPSGCDVSELSLQWNPLSRHCSTDRSSSIGSMESLDQPGQAYYEGDPSPVDQGMYHSKRDSAYSSFSASSIASDCALSLRPEEAASINSCKPPDRRYLTAEAEPPAGQQPEAWRAPVPPQPPVRRDSLRAAPAGGGDRHRTAVPADVLHAKGRWISDTFLCQRDVELEAVGARTPSPYPAKDRLSTDQYYTLSSHPDRGPAKPPLADSAEPGDRLYLDGGRRQAADAAPAGDNPLLSPLKSHALHRHSAPEQLLASQLRSLQLGAGSGRASPASDGHRWTLSPLHPEGGCPGPAQDSPLCPEPCCCPELQRACGQTRLTGSPACGGEGPGPEESRAGARRAGGAPHRSAQMRRNSDRFATSLRNEIQRRKAQLQKSRGPGAVPPGEEPVTEAEEPPEGSVPVLVPVEGPRTPPECLSPAPSKDGRKPVPAGDRGLPTPEPPPAPKGSPSPERALPAGRGHWRWSPEHELQPQVSPSRRELEGYGQGPAAQASPPRGSDEAVLLPFADRRRFFEESSRPAPPRHAKPPAGDPAAFQPPGPECRDVRRLSMDQAYGAPASPGRPGSAGPYAECCREQASCYKPLRRPGELEYLRGFSYPYGVPRRPESCHCCRGDLCPPPLPHGHACRCHPQPWARCPDFCCPVPHAGREDNDAWPPRRAFAGEFSVDEWEPPAITRKASQSISEFSRYQLGFPRLGPFQPRFDNAEPDWLPCYRATSTHDVSWDGNRLARSPESPPDPLHRPLRGRAFSESHLNLEPASPRGRGQRDLHTKLDSPGIPKKKGPPPPRPPPPNWEKYRQRRTCQRLPEGSGRDPAVITAPVPPRSIAEAVRERSQSLAGGKWSRCQGHVAPPPAPPAACPRPEPPTSLRRAPESDAGSAEMGRVVGTAEEWLKAKHPWELEEQPQRLVWNQEKGWAGARRVGECSLPLRGSPGPASPEAAKPSPAAAEGPSCQGAQPQPRRVDSEELLWDVAGREHSLGSILPPSAPLGPTAELLVAREQQPWRERFQQDWHPESLAQDRQGFEPISPPPDSAASSSAYPAYYGAAVGKAEPLGKVKELPDVVEGSSEDEEEAERELVEKKLIESLSRKLAVLREAQRGLQEDISANGALGEDVAARLQALCTPGEFDKYRLFVGDLDKVVNLLLSLSGRLARVETALGSLGPHTAAEDEVALREKQRLLVAQLEDAKELKEHVGRREEAVGAMVARYLPPEHLQDYQHFVKMKSALIAEQRELEEKIKLGQEQLRCLHESLGQPPKGC; the protein is encoded by the exons ATGGAGCGGGCCGAGGGCCGGCCCGGCGCCCCCCAGTACGTGCATGTGCAGCTGCAGGGGGGTGCGCCCTGGGGCTTCACGCTGCGCGGCGGGCTGGAGCACGGCGAGCCCCTCATCGTCTCTAAG GTGGAGGACGGGGGCAAGGCTGCGCTGTCCCGACGGCTGCAGCCGGGCGATGAGCTGGTGAACATCAGCGGGACGCCTCTGTACGGCTCCCGCCAGGAAGCCCTGATCCTCATCAAGGGCTCCTACCGCACCCTCAAGATGATCGTCCGCAG GAGGAGCGTGCCCGTCCTCCGGCCCCATTCCTGGCACATGGCCAAGCTTGCCGAAAGCCGCCCGGACACCCCCGCCATGCACTGCCCTGCTGATGCCTTCAGCCTGTCCTGGCCCTCGGGCTGTGATGTCAG CGAGCTGTCCCTGCAGTGGAACCCGCTGTCCCGGCACTGCAGCACCGACCGCAGCAGCTCCATCGGGAGCATGGAGAGCCTGGACCAGCCCGGACAGGCCTACTACGAAGGAGACCCCTCACCCGTTGACCAGGGCATGTACCACAGCAAGCGGGACTCAGCCTACAGCTCCTTCTCTGCCAGCTCCATCGCCTCCGACTGCGCCCTGTCCCTTCGCCCGGAGGAGGCCGCCTCCATCAACTCCTGCAAGCCCCCCGACAGGCGCTACCTGACCGCGGAGGCTGAGCCTCCCGCCGGCCAGCAGCCAGAGGCCTGGCGGGCCCCcgtgcccccccagccccccgtCAGGAGGGACAGCCTGCGGGCAGCCCCGGCTGGTGGAGGGGACAGGCACCGCACAGCCGTCCCGGCCGACGTGCTGCACGCCAAGGGCCGGTGGATCTCCGACACCTTCCTCTGCCAGCGGGACGTGGAGCTGGAGGCGGTGGGCGCGAGGACGCCGTCGCCGTACCCCGCAAAGGACCGGCTCTCCACCGACCAGTATTACACGCTGAGCTCCCACCCTGACCGCGGCCCGGCCAAGCCGCCGCTGGCGGACAGCGCGGAGCCTGGCGACCGGCTGTACCTGGACGGTGGCAGGCGCCAGGCGGCGGACGCCGCGCCGGCGGGTGACAACCCCTTGCTGTCCCCGCTCAAGAGCCACGCGCTGCACCGGCACAGCGCTCCCGAGCAGCTGCTGGCCTCCCAGCTCCGCTCCCTGCAGCTGGGCGCCGGCAGCGGCAGAGCCTCGCCTGCCTCCGACGGGCACCGCTGGACCCTGTCCCCGCTGCACCCCGAGGGCGGCTGCCCGGGGCCCGCGCAGGACTCCCCGCTCTGCCCGGAGCCGTGCTGCTGCCCCGAGCTGCAGCGAGCCTGTGGGCAGACCAGGCTCACGGGCAGCCCGGCGTGCGGCGGCGAGGGGCCGGGGCCGGAGGAGAGCCGTGCGGgggcccggcgggccgggggcgcTCCACACCGCTCCGCTCAGATGCGCCGCAACAGCGACCGCTTCGCCACCAGCCTGCGCAACGAGATCCAGCGGCGCAAGGCCCAGCTGCAGAAGAGCCGTGGCCCCGGCGCCGTGCCGCCGGGCGAGGAGCCGGTGACGGAGGCCGAGGAGCCCCCCGAGGGCAGCGTGCCCGTGCTGGTGCCGGTGGAGGGGCCTCGCACCCCACCTGAGTGTCTCAGCCCTGCGCCAAGCAAGGACGGTCGAAAGCCCGTCCCGGCGGGGGACCGGGGCCTCCCCACCCCTGAGCCGCCGCCAGCGCCCAAAGGGTCCCCGTCTCCGGAGCGGGCGCTGCCGGCGGGCCGGGGCCACTGGCGCTGGTCCCCGGAGCACGAGCTGCAGCCGCAGGTCTCGCCCAGCCGCCGGGAGCTGGAGGGTTACGGCCAGGGCCCGGCGGCACAGGCGTCGCCGCCGCGGGGCAGCGATGAGGCCGTTCTCCTGCCCTTCGCCGACCGCCGCCGCTTCTTCGAGGAGAGCAGCCGGCCGGCGCCGCCTCGGCACGCCAAGCCCCCGGCGGGTGATCCCGCTGCCTTCCAGCCCCCCGGCCCCGAGTGCCGGGACGTCCGCCGCCTCTCCATGGACCAGGCCTACGGTGCCCCCGCCTCACCCGGCCGCCCTGGCTCCGCCGGCCCCTACGCCGAGTGCTGCCGGGAGCAGGCCTCCTGCTACAAGCCGCTGAGAAGGCCAGGGGAGCTGGAGTACCTGCGGGGCTTTTCCTACCCCTATGGGGTTCCCCGGCGCCCTGAGTCCTGCCACTGCTGCCGGGGGGACCTGtgcccgccgccgctgccccaCGGCCATGCCTGCCGCTGCCACCCGCAGCCCTGGGCGCGCTGCCCTGACTTCTGCTGCCCGGTGCCCCACGCCGGGCGGGAGGACAACGACGCCTGGCCACCACGGAGAGCTTTTGCCGGG GAGTTTTCCGTGGATGAATGGGAACCACCAGCAATAACCAGGAAAGCCAGCCAGTCCATCAG TGAGTTCTCCCGATACcaactgggcttcccaaggctCGGCCCCTTCCAACCTCGCTTTGACAACGCCGAGCCGGACTGGCTGCCCTGCTACCGGGCCACATCCACGCATGACGTGTCATGGGATGGCAACCGCCTGGCTCGGTCTCCCGAGAGCCCCCCGGACCCCCTGCACCGCCCGCTGCGTGGCAGAGCCTTCTCTGAGAGCCACCTCAACCTGGAGCCCGCCAGCCCCCGCGGCCGCGGCCAAAGGGATCTTCACACCAAGCTGGACTCTCCTGGCATCCCCAAAAAGAAAGGCCCCCCACCTCCCCGGCCCCCTCCCCCCAACTGGGAGAAGTACAGGCAGCGCCGGACGTGCCAGCGCCTGCCAGAGGGTTCCGGCCGCGACCCTGCCGTCATCACTGCCCCGGTGCCGCCGCGCAGCATCGCCGAGGCCGTGCGTGAGCGCTCGCAGAGCCTCGCCGGGGGCAAGTGGAGCCGGTGTCAGGGCCACGTTgctcctccccctgccccaccgGCCGCCTGTCCCCGGCCCGAGCCCCCCACGTCGCTCCGCAGGGCTCCCGAGTCCGACGCCGGCAGCGCTGAGATGGGCAG GGTCGTGGGGACCGCGGAGGAGTGGCTGAAGGCAAAGCACCCgtgggagctggaggagcagccccAAAGGCTCGTCTGGAACCAGGAGAAGGGCTGGGCCGGCGCCCGCAGGGTGGGTGAGTGCTCCCTGCCCCTGCgtggcagccccggccccgccagCCCGGAGGCAGCCAAGCCCAGCCCCGCAGCCGCGGAGGGGCCGAGCTGCCAGggggcccagccccagccccgccgcgTGGACTcggaggagctgctgtgggacgtGGCGGGCAGGGagcactccctgggcagcatcctgcccccctcagcccccctcGGCCCCACGGCCGAGCTGCTGGtggccagggagcagcagccctggcgGGAGCGTTTCCAGCAGGACTGGCACCCCGAGAGCCTGGCGCAGGACAG GCAGGGCTTCGAGCCCATCTCACCGCCCCCCGACAGCGCTGCCAGCTCCAGCGCCTACCCGGCCTATTACGGTGCAGCAGTGGGCAAAGCCGAGCCGCTGGGCAAGGTGAAGGAGCTCCCAGACGTGGTGGAGGGGAGCtcggaggatgaggaggaggcagagcgtGAGCTGGTGGAAAAGAAG CTGATCGAGAGCCTGAGCCGCAAGCTGGCCGTGCTGCGGGAGGCTCAgcgggggctgcaggaggacatCAGTGCCAACGGGGCGCTGGGCGAGGACGTGGCCGCCCGCCTGCaagccctctgcaccccaggCGAGTTCGACAAGTACCGGCTCTTCGTGGGAGACCTGGACAAGGTGGTGAACCTCCTGCTGTCCCTGTCCGGACGCCTGGCCCGGGTGGAGacggccctgggcagcctggggccgCACACTGCCGCTGAGGAcgag GTGGCCCTGCGAGAGAAGCAGCGGCTGCTGGTGGCACAGCTGGAGGACGCCAAGGAGCTGAAGGAGCACGTGGGGAGGCGGGAGGAGGCGGTGGGTGCCATGGTGGCACGGTACCTGCCCCCCGAGCACCTCCAGGACTACCAGCACTTCGTCAAGATGAAGTCGGCCCTCATCGCCGAGCAgcgggagctggaggagaagatCAAGCTGGGCCAGGAGCAGCTGCGGTGCCTGCACGAGAGCCTGGGCCAGCCCCCCAAGGGCTGCtag